In Neoarius graeffei isolate fNeoGra1 chromosome 15, fNeoGra1.pri, whole genome shotgun sequence, a single genomic region encodes these proteins:
- the b3galt2 gene encoding beta-1,3-galactosyltransferase 2 gives MQWRRRHCCPIKMIWNIKRSLFCIHTMGLLLLAILFTIFLSCKDWLSSQPGLRENPVAYTMHGLHPVKEHAEGNQSLWRESLFVPSKPPMNFSSHQSEVAVQSISGMETSLSTNNTNGNTLHREMGVGEQLVPNPYRYLLNERYKCQDRSPFLILLIAVDPVHVEARNAIRQTWGNESMFMDVGFVRLFLLGVKSSLTDHLQSALVEESFQHHDIIQQDFMDTYYNLTIKTLMGMNWVADYCPHTRYVMKTDSDMFVNTEYLIQKLLKPELPPQHNYFTGYLMRGYAPNRNKDSKWYMPPELYSSERYPIFCSGTGYVFSGDMAGKIYQASLSIRRLHLEDVYVGICLAKLHIDPVPPPNEFLFNHWRVSYSSCKYSHLITSHQFHPSELIKYWNHLQSNKHNACLNMGKEKSSKLRHRKLQWERIQR, from the coding sequence ATGCAGTGGCGACGGCGACACTGCTGTCCAATCAAGATGATATGGAATATCAAGCGGTCACTCTTCTGTATTCACACGATGGGCCTGCTTTTGCTGGCCATACTTTTCACCATCTTTCTCAGCTGCAAAGATTGGCTATCCAGTCAACCAGGACTACGAGAAAACCCTGTGGCTTACACAATGCATGGATTGCATCCAGTAAAGGAACATGCTGAGGGCAACCAAAGTCTCTGGAGGGAGTCACTTTTTGTTCCTTCTAAGCCACCTATGAATTTCAGTTCTCACCAGTCAGAGGTTGCGGTCCAAAGCATCTCAGGAATGGAAACATCTCTCAGCACTAACAATACAAATGGTAATACCTTGCACAGAGAAATGGGTGTGGGAGAACAGCTGGTACCTAATCCATACCGGTATTTACTGAATGAGCGCTACAAATGTCAAGACAGGAGCCCCTTTCTCATTCTGCTCATTGCAGTAGACCCAGTGCATGTGGAGGCCAGGAATGCCATCAGACAAACATGGGGAAATGAGAGCATGTTCATGGACGTGGGTTTTGTGCGTCTCTTTCTCTTGGGTGTAAAAAGTAGTCTCACTGACCACCTTCAGAGTGCCCTTGTGGAAGAAAGCTTCCAGCACCATGATATCATACAGCAGGACTTCATGGACACCTACTACAATCTTACCATCAAAACGCTGATGGGCATGAACTGGGTTGCCGATTACTGTCCTCATACCAGGTATGTCATGAAAACTGATAGTGACATGTTTGTCAATACAGAGTATTTAATCCAAAAGCTGCTGAAGCCAGAGTTACCACCTCAGCACAACTATTTTACTGGCTACCTAATGCGAGGTTACGCACCAAATCGCAACAAAGACAGCAAGTGGTACATGCCCCCAGAGCTTTATTCCAGTGAGAGGTACCCCATCTTCTGTTCTGGCACAGGTTATGTGTTCTCTGGAGACATGGCAGGCAAGATCTACCAGGCATCATTAAGTATACGTCGTCTGCATCTTGAGGATGTCTATGTTGGGATCTGCTTAGCAAAACTGCATATTGATCCAGTGCCACCGCCAAATGAGTTTCTCTTCAACCACTGGAGAGTTTCTTACTCAAGTTGCAAATACAGTCACCTTATCACTTCCCACCAGTTTCATCCCAGTGAACTCATCAAGTACTGGAACCACTTGCAAAGCAACAAGCACAATGCTTGCCTCAACATGGGAAAAGAGAAGAGTAGCAAATTGCGTCATAGAAAGCTGCAATGGGAAAGGATTCAGCGATGA